One window from the genome of Chroococcidiopsis sp. TS-821 encodes:
- the aroA gene encoding 3-phosphoshikimate 1-carboxyvinyltransferase: MSVVITQETNRHQHLVINRTTGLSLHGCIRVPGDKSISHRALMLGAIASGETHIQGLLLGEDPRSTASCFQALGAEISELNTELVTVKGIGLGQLQEPVDVLNAGNSGTTLRLMLGILAAHPGRFFAVTGDSSLRSRPMSRVVKPLQQMGAQIWGRKDNSLAPLAIQGRSLKPIHYHSPIASAQVKSCILLAGLTTEGETTVTEPALSRDHSERMLQAFGAKLSVDPDTRSVTVTGPAQLQGQTVIVPGDISSAAFWLVAAAIVPDSELIIENVGVNPTRTGILEALSMMNADVQLENQRIVAGEPVADLRVRSSQLKSCTIAGDLIPRLIDEIPILAVAAVFAQGTTVIRDAEELRVKESDRIAVMANQLQRMGAKVTELPDGLEIVGGTPLTGTDVDSHTDHRIAMSLAIAALNSTGTTTINRAEAAAISYPDFVPTLEQVCCM, encoded by the coding sequence ATGTCGGTTGTTATCACGCAAGAAACGAATCGTCACCAACATCTTGTTATTAATCGTACTACTGGACTATCCTTACACGGTTGTATCCGAGTTCCAGGAGATAAATCGATTTCGCATCGGGCTTTGATGCTAGGCGCGATCGCCTCTGGTGAAACGCACATTCAAGGGCTACTGCTAGGCGAAGATCCGCGCAGTACAGCAAGCTGTTTTCAAGCGTTGGGGGCGGAAATTTCTGAGTTAAATACTGAATTAGTTACCGTAAAAGGTATTGGATTAGGACAGTTGCAAGAACCTGTCGATGTCCTCAACGCCGGAAATTCTGGGACAACGCTACGGTTAATGCTGGGAATTTTAGCGGCGCATCCTGGGCGGTTTTTTGCTGTTACTGGGGATAGTTCGTTGCGATCGCGTCCAATGTCGCGTGTCGTCAAACCTTTGCAACAAATGGGAGCGCAAATTTGGGGACGCAAAGATAATTCGCTAGCACCGCTAGCAATACAAGGACGATCGCTCAAACCCATTCATTACCATTCACCGATCGCATCTGCACAAGTTAAATCGTGTATTCTCCTAGCCGGATTAACGACTGAAGGTGAAACAACTGTCACCGAACCAGCATTGTCGCGCGATCATAGCGAACGAATGCTACAAGCTTTTGGGGCAAAACTTAGCGTCGATCCTGATACGCGTAGTGTCACAGTCACAGGACCTGCGCAACTACAAGGACAAACTGTAATTGTTCCTGGCGATATTAGTTCGGCGGCTTTTTGGCTAGTTGCAGCAGCAATTGTTCCCGATTCCGAATTAATTATTGAAAATGTCGGCGTAAATCCTACACGCACGGGTATTTTAGAAGCGTTATCGATGATGAACGCGGATGTTCAGTTAGAAAATCAGCGTATAGTTGCAGGCGAACCTGTCGCCGATTTGCGCGTACGTTCGAGTCAACTCAAAAGTTGTACGATCGCTGGCGATTTAATTCCGCGATTGATTGATGAAATCCCGATTCTTGCAGTCGCCGCCGTGTTTGCACAAGGAACAACCGTGATTCGCGACGCGGAGGAATTGCGCGTGAAAGAAAGCGATCGCATTGCTGTTATGGCAAATCAACTGCAACGCATGGGGGCTAAAGTCACTGAACTTCCCGATGGCTTAGAAATTGTTGGCGGAACTCCATTAACGGGTACAGATGTCGATAGTCATACCGATCATCGCATTGCCATGAGTTTAGCGATCGCCGCGCTCAATAGTACCGGAACGACAACAATTAATCGTGCAGAAGCAGCAGCTATTTCCTACCCAGATTTTGTGCCTACACTCGAGCAAGTTTGTTGTATGTAG
- a CDS encoding GrpB family protein, with amino-acid sequence MRKVEVVPYNPQWRDAFAREKQQVWQALGDNVVAIHHIGSTAIPGIYAKPIIDLLVEVKEIAKIDQYNLSMEALGYEAMGEFGIPGRRYFRKNNAAGVRTHHVHAFEAGEPEVAKHLAFRDYTIAHWEDAQQYSDLKRELARKYPYDIDSYMDGKHEFIQQMNAKAAEWRESQKIDWYTP; translated from the coding sequence ATGAGAAAAGTCGAAGTTGTGCCCTATAACCCCCAGTGGCGAGACGCCTTTGCACGAGAAAAGCAGCAAGTTTGGCAAGCGCTTGGTGACAATGTAGTTGCGATTCATCATATTGGTAGTACTGCAATACCTGGTATTTACGCCAAACCGATTATTGATTTGTTAGTGGAGGTAAAAGAAATTGCAAAAATAGATCAATACAATTTATCAATGGAAGCCTTAGGCTATGAAGCGATGGGCGAGTTTGGTATTCCAGGTCGCCGTTACTTTCGCAAGAACAACGCAGCAGGTGTCAGAACACACCATGTTCATGCATTTGAAGCAGGCGAACCAGAAGTAGCGAAGCATTTGGCATTTAGAGACTACACGATCGCTCATTGGGAAGATGCACAGCAGTATAGCGACTTGAAGCGCGAGTTAGCTAGAAAGTATCCATACGACATTGACAGTTACATGGATGGGAAGCATGAATTTATTCAACAGATGAATGCAAAAGCAGCCGAATGGCGTGAGTCACAGAAAATTGATTGGTACACACCATAA
- a CDS encoding glutathione S-transferase family protein produces the protein MGLGVLIDGKWVPEREQEDEGGRFVRPSTTFRDTITADGSSGFKAEPGRYHLYISWACPWAHRTAIMRRLKGLEDVIGLSVVAPVIDQNSWEFSEEEPGSIPDTVNHTNYLWEIYLKADPNYSGRVTVPVLWDKETSTIVNNESREIIRMLDTEFEAYAKQDIHFYPQEQQQKIDETIDAIYQPINNGVYRAGFATTQSAYEEAVTELFEALDYWEHVLSEQRYLCGDRLTEADWCMFTTLLRFDPVYYVHFKCNLRRIADYPNLWNYLKDLYQQKGVKETCHFDHIKKHYYMSHPKVNPTRIVPKGPVLDLDAPHNRYRLGATLQV, from the coding sequence ATGGGTTTAGGTGTTCTCATTGATGGCAAATGGGTGCCAGAACGCGAACAAGAAGATGAAGGCGGGCGGTTTGTACGTCCTTCAACTACCTTCCGTGACACCATTACTGCTGATGGTTCGAGTGGCTTTAAAGCTGAACCAGGACGTTATCATCTTTATATCTCCTGGGCTTGTCCTTGGGCGCATCGTACCGCGATTATGCGACGGTTGAAAGGGTTAGAAGATGTCATTGGTCTTTCGGTTGTTGCACCAGTGATCGATCAAAATAGTTGGGAATTCTCTGAGGAGGAACCAGGGAGTATTCCTGACACGGTAAACCACACGAATTACTTGTGGGAAATTTACCTCAAAGCCGATCCTAATTACAGCGGTCGAGTGACGGTACCTGTTTTGTGGGATAAGGAAACTAGCACAATTGTCAATAACGAATCCCGCGAAATTATCCGGATGTTGGATACTGAGTTTGAAGCTTACGCTAAACAAGATATTCATTTTTATCCGCAAGAACAGCAGCAAAAAATTGACGAAACGATTGATGCAATTTATCAACCGATCAACAATGGAGTTTATCGCGCTGGTTTTGCAACGACGCAATCTGCCTATGAAGAAGCCGTCACCGAGTTGTTTGAAGCATTAGATTATTGGGAACATGTCTTATCCGAACAACGTTATTTGTGTGGCGATCGCTTAACTGAAGCTGATTGGTGTATGTTTACCACACTACTGCGCTTCGATCCTGTTTACTACGTGCATTTCAAGTGCAACTTACGACGAATTGCCGATTATCCCAATCTCTGGAATTATCTAAAAGACCTTTACCAGCAAAAGGGCGTCAAAGAAACGTGTCATTTTGACCATATCAAAAAGCATTACTACATGAGTCATCCCAAAGTGAATCCGACACGTATTGTTCCCAAAGGACCGGTTTTAGATTTAGATGCACCGCACAATCGCTATCGGTTAGGCGCAACTTTACAAGTGTAA
- a CDS encoding photosystem I assembly protein Ycf3: protein MPRTQRNDNFIDKSFTVMADLILKILPTNKKAKEAFVYYRDGMAAQADGDYAEALDNYNEALELEEDPYDRSYIFYNIALIHASNGEHEKALDYYHQALETNPRLIQALNNIAVIYHYQGERAKEAGDNDSAEALFDKAADYWRRAISIAPNNYLEAQNWLKTTGRMHENF from the coding sequence ATGCCAAGAACTCAACGTAACGATAACTTTATCGATAAATCTTTTACCGTCATGGCGGATCTGATTTTAAAGATCTTGCCTACGAATAAAAAAGCCAAAGAAGCTTTTGTCTACTACCGCGATGGTATGGCGGCTCAAGCCGATGGCGACTACGCGGAAGCGTTAGATAACTACAACGAAGCTTTAGAGTTAGAAGAAGACCCCTACGATCGCAGTTATATTTTCTACAATATTGCCTTAATTCACGCAAGTAATGGCGAACACGAAAAAGCGCTAGATTACTATCACCAAGCTCTAGAAACGAATCCGCGTCTAATCCAAGCGCTCAACAATATCGCGGTGATTTATCATTACCAAGGCGAAAGAGCTAAAGAAGCAGGCGATAACGACAGTGCAGAAGCTTTATTTGACAAGGCAGCCGATTATTGGAGAAGAGCCATCAGCATTGCTCCCAACAACTACCTAGAAGCGCAAAACTGGCTGAAGACGACTGGTAGAATGCACGAAAACTTTTAG
- a CDS encoding PIG-L deacetylase family protein, whose amino-acid sequence MNRYYQKIKQRLLSKLRFIYLWWLYQKSKTIASNQKSAIVFAPHQDDETLGCGGTIALKCDRGVALDVVFLTDGRASYAEYPQISPDQLVQIRQQEAIQALKTLGVAQSAIHFLGKPDGGLATLSAVERQATINQLVQLLRDRQPQEVYVPYKEDIHPDHKETYALVQAAVQESNLPIEVLQYPVWARWIPHQLDFKSPELAHVYRLPINKVLKKKIAALAAYQSQYSSMVPGIEPILPPGFIEYFFSPYEIFFKTSHVK is encoded by the coding sequence ATGAATAGATATTATCAAAAAATTAAGCAGCGATTGCTCTCAAAATTAAGGTTTATCTACTTGTGGTGGTTGTATCAGAAAAGCAAAACGATCGCCTCGAATCAGAAATCGGCAATTGTCTTTGCACCACATCAAGATGACGAAACCTTGGGTTGTGGTGGCACAATTGCACTCAAGTGCGATCGGGGAGTTGCTTTAGATGTCGTATTTCTCACTGATGGTAGGGCTTCCTACGCAGAGTATCCCCAAATTTCTCCCGATCAGCTTGTGCAAATTCGCCAGCAAGAAGCTATTCAAGCCTTGAAAACTCTCGGTGTTGCACAATCAGCCATTCACTTTCTAGGGAAACCTGATGGTGGTTTAGCCACGCTATCTGCTGTGGAACGTCAAGCGACGATTAATCAATTAGTGCAATTATTACGCGATCGCCAACCGCAAGAGGTATATGTACCTTACAAAGAAGATATTCATCCTGACCATAAAGAAACTTATGCTTTAGTGCAAGCCGCAGTTCAAGAATCTAACTTACCCATTGAAGTGTTGCAGTATCCTGTGTGGGCACGCTGGATACCACATCAACTTGATTTTAAATCTCCAGAGCTTGCCCATGTTTACAGATTACCAATTAACAAAGTCCTTAAGAAAAAAATAGCAGCTTTGGCAGCTTATCAATCGCAATATTCTAGTATGGTTCCTGGTATTGAGCCAATCCTACCACCAGGATTCATAGAGTACTTCTTTTCTCCTTACGAAATATTTTTTAAAACGTCGCACGTCAAGTAA
- a CDS encoding Uma2 family endonuclease, translating into MTSTTTKITLAEFLKLPETKPASEYISGKIVQKPMPQGRHSRLQSKLCNVINDITEEQKIAYAFPELRCSFGDRSIVPDIAVFQWQRIPFNTSGEVPDNFELPPDWVVEILSPNQQPNQVIGNILHCLQHGSRLAWFIDPDDRSVLVFLPGQQPELKQDSDRLPVLAEIPLELTTAQVFDWLKMAT; encoded by the coding sequence GTGACCTCTACAACAACCAAAATCACTTTAGCAGAGTTCCTTAAGCTGCCTGAGACGAAACCAGCAAGTGAATATATTAGTGGCAAGATCGTTCAAAAGCCAATGCCCCAAGGAAGACACAGCCGCTTGCAAAGTAAGCTGTGTAACGTAATTAACGACATTACAGAAGAACAAAAAATTGCTTATGCTTTTCCTGAACTGCGTTGTAGCTTTGGCGATCGCTCAATTGTTCCAGATATTGCTGTCTTTCAGTGGCAACGAATTCCTTTCAATACGAGTGGAGAAGTCCCTGATAACTTTGAATTACCTCCTGATTGGGTAGTAGAGATTCTGTCTCCAAATCAACAGCCAAATCAAGTTATTGGTAATATTCTTCACTGTTTACAACATGGTAGTCGATTAGCTTGGTTTATTGACCCCGACGATCGCAGTGTATTAGTTTTCTTGCCAGGTCAGCAACCAGAACTGAAACAAGATAGCGATCGCTTACCTGTACTAGCAGAAATTCCTCTAGAGTTGACTACGGCGCAGGTTTTTGACTGGCTAAAAATGGCAACCTAA
- a CDS encoding glycosyltransferase family 2 protein, protein MKISVIIPCFNAAKTIAVQLEALAKQTWTEWEIIVVDNGSTDESVAIVKNYQKHIPNLRLIQASDRPGAAHARNAGAKVATGEALLFCDADDQVEPGWLTAMGEALLKYDFVAGRFDYTQLNEPWLLNTGIFQVQKLGLSQYEFPPYLPFAGSGNLGIKKALHEAVGGFNEDLIYAEDTDYCFRVQLLGAQLYFIEEAVAQIRLRHTFQDIYKQGKCWAESHIYLRSLYGITANKINTFGYLIKVLVYPIKIIFYLQNRSKFAEWLWVLSWNIGLFKGSLKYSQALRSKNDLSINKSSEVEIVTVN, encoded by the coding sequence ATGAAGATAAGTGTTATTATCCCTTGCTTTAATGCAGCAAAAACGATTGCAGTACAGTTAGAAGCACTTGCTAAACAAACATGGACAGAATGGGAAATCATTGTTGTTGATAATGGTTCAACAGATGAATCTGTGGCAATCGTTAAAAACTATCAAAAACACATTCCAAATCTGCGGTTGATTCAGGCTAGCGATCGCCCTGGTGCGGCTCACGCACGCAACGCTGGTGCTAAAGTTGCAACTGGCGAAGCACTCCTATTTTGTGATGCAGACGATCAGGTTGAGCCTGGCTGGTTAACCGCAATGGGCGAAGCACTTCTCAAATATGATTTTGTCGCTGGGCGTTTTGATTACACGCAACTTAATGAACCTTGGTTATTGAATACTGGTATCTTTCAAGTTCAAAAACTAGGACTTTCGCAGTATGAATTTCCCCCTTATCTACCTTTTGCAGGAAGTGGAAATCTTGGTATTAAAAAAGCACTGCACGAAGCTGTAGGTGGATTCAATGAAGACTTGATATATGCAGAAGACACGGACTATTGTTTCCGAGTTCAACTATTAGGTGCTCAACTGTATTTCATTGAAGAGGCAGTTGCTCAAATTCGCCTAAGACATACATTTCAAGATATTTATAAGCAAGGCAAATGCTGGGCTGAAAGCCATATATACCTCCGCTCGCTTTACGGAATAACAGCCAATAAAATTAATACTTTTGGTTATTTAATAAAAGTTTTAGTATATCCAATTAAAATTATTTTTTATCTTCAAAATAGAAGTAAATTTGCTGAATGGTTGTGGGTACTTAGCTGGAATATAGGACTTTTCAAAGGCAGTCTTAAGTATTCTCAAGCTCTAAGAAGTAAAAACGACCTATCAATAAATAAATCTAGTGAAGTTGAAATTGTTACAGTTAACTAG
- the gatC gene encoding Asp-tRNA(Asn)/Glu-tRNA(Gln) amidotransferase subunit GatC, whose translation MIDREQVRKVALLARLELTPEEEEQFTKQLSSILDYFEQLSELDVTDVPPTARAIEVTNVTRPDELQPYEERDAILSSAPEQEGEYFKVPQILNAEE comes from the coding sequence ATGATTGATCGCGAACAAGTCCGCAAAGTAGCGCTTTTAGCTCGATTAGAATTAACTCCTGAAGAAGAGGAGCAATTTACTAAGCAGTTAAGTAGTATCTTGGACTACTTCGAACAACTCAGCGAACTTGATGTCACTGACGTACCGCCAACAGCAAGAGCAATTGAAGTTACGAATGTGACCCGCCCTGACGAACTACAACCTTATGAAGAACGCGATGCAATTCTCAGCAGTGCGCCAGAACAAGAAGGCGAATACTTTAAAGTGCCACAAATTTTGAATGCTGAAGAGTAA